DNA from Ruminococcaceae bacterium KH2T8:
AATATTTGATCCTCCTTCTTTGTAGTTTTGAAGGATCAGCGCTGATCGTTGTGAGTCCATCCTATCAGGCTTGCAAGAGGATTTTTATCGACAAAATTCGACAATCGCGACTAAATTTCGACAAGGTGTACGATTAAACGGACTTTTTCATTCTGAGGCGCGACGATCTCCAAGTTCCCGGAAGTTGCTTTTTCTGCAATTCTTAGAACTTTTTAATGCTCGAAAGTTCCCGGAAACCAATAATATTCCTGTTCTGAGAACTTTTAGTGCGATTGCGTTCCCGGAAGCTATAATATTCCGACTTCTGTCCACTTTTTTAACGATTTTGGTTCCCGGAAATAGCGTTTTTTAAGATTCCGGGAACCGCGCCTCCCAAAAAGGTGGACATAATCCGTTAAATCACAACTTCCGGGAACCACTACTGCCGTTCAGCGAAGATTCGGTTCCGATCACGCCGCTCGAAAGAGCCCGCCACTACCACGAACCCTGCCAAAACCGGGCGCCCGTGGTAGTGTAAATGGTAATGGGGGACCTCACTACCACAAACACGGCCAAAATGACTTGAAAGTGGTAGTGTAAATGGTAGTGGGGGACAACGGTGAAGTCCACGCCGCTCGAAAGTGACCACCACCGCCGCTCACCCACGCCACCATCTGCCCCTCCCCAAGGAAAAATGGTATAATAACAAAGCAGTTTAACTGCATGGATAAGAGATAGGAGGGTAAGATTATGGTATGTCCTAGATGTCATGAGACAAACACGAACCTCTCGCGTTTTTGCAAGAAGTGCGGCGCCGTACTTCTGACGCAGGCAGAGCTTAAGAAGAAGGAAATGAATATTGCTCTAACCCAAGAGGTTCAGATGAAGAGAGAAAAGGAAGAAGCGGCCCGAAAGGCGCAGGCGCAATCCTCAACGCAGGCTTCAACGCAAGCACAGGCAGCGGCTCAAGCCGAGTCCGAGGAGACGCCGATCCAGAGAGCGATCAATAAGGCGAACGCCTCCAAGGCTCCGCAGCAGCTCAAGTTCGAATACGATGTAGTAACCGTACCGAACAAGACGAACGGCTCGACCGACGTTAAAGCTCTAAAGAAGATCCTGGCACAGAAGGCTGCCGATGGATGGCGACTCGTATCTACGTATTCGAACGAGCTCGGTCACATCAGTACAGCCGGCACCAACTCGACGATCTGCGAGGACGTGCTCTACTTCGAAAAGCTCACGCGCTGATGGGAAACGAAAAGCCCCGGCAGCTCACACGCTGAGCGACGAAGACGCCTGAGCACCCGTAAGCGAGAGTTCCCCAGCGAAAGCCGCGGCGCTCGTTCCCCACGGCACTACCAACAAAACTACAAACACACCAAACAAAACAAACAAAAAGAAGAGGGCCTCAACCCTCTTCTTTTTTGTCGGCAGGATGCGGAAAGCTTCACCCTTACCGTAGGTCCGTGATCGAACTATGAACACTCAGCTCGCCTCAACGGCAAGTGAGATTCCAATCTCTCTGTAAAACCTCATGACGACATCCTTTATCTCGCTGTCCAAGTACGTGCGTGCCTTGGCCGCCATATCCGACGGTACTCCGAAATACGCCTCGGCGACAGCGCCTGCGATGGCACCTAATGTATCCACGTCGCCGCCTATATATGCGACATTGCGGATCGTACGCTCGAACCCCGCTTCACCCAAAAGGTTTGACGAAGACTCGAGGAAGCACGTGAACGCCTCGGGCATCGTCTCCTGGCACGACTCCACATGGTGGTATGTAGGTCTTATCTCGTCAAGCGTGCGGCTTAAGTCATACCCTATCCGGGGAGACTCCCAGAACGCCTTGATCTCACCAAACGATGCACCTTTACGTGCCATATATATTGCACCTGCCACGGCCTCGGCACCCTTAACTCCCTCGGGGTGGTTATGCGTTACTTCAGCCGACCATCGCGCCACTTCCAATGTCTTATCCAACGATTCGTAGAACCATCCGACCGACGATACTCTCATGCCCGAGCCGTTGCCATAGCTTCCGTAGGGTTTAGGCGCAGACGAGCGAAGCCACTCCCTGAACCTTCCGCCGTAACCTGCGTCGGGATACCTCTTGCCCCAACACTTCATGGCATCTACGATATATGCTTTCATCTTGCCTTCGGACGAATTGCGTCCCGCGTCCATTATCGCTTCTGCTACCGCGCACGTCATAACAGTGTCGTCGGTAAACGTATCGACGGAAGTAAACAGCTCGAACTCGCGTGTCTTGCTGCCGCGGTCAAACTCGAACTTACTTCCTACGATATCTCCGATTATCGCTCCGTACATACGCGCCTCCTATTACGCCTATATCTTCGGTTATTCCGGTTACTTCTATTACCGTTCTCAACCGAAACTTCACTAATTACTCAAGGACCATCTTGATCCCGCTCGTCAGGGCTTCCTGAAGACTCTCATCCATCGTCCTTACGAACGCCTGCGTAGCCTTAGTCTCCTTTATGAGCCTTGCCCTCTCCTTAGAGATCCAGCCCTTCGTCCGAAGCTTCTCGCCGAGAAGGTAATCTTCCGATGCCTTGATCTCATTTACTTCAGATCTTAAGTGCTCGACTTCTTTCTCATCGACCTCTATCTCGAGCTCACTTAAGTCTATCCCCTGCTCACGAAGTGTCCTCTCGGCACGCTCTTTAAGGAACATCAGCTGCTTCCAGTCATTCTTCGCGTACGCGTCGGTCGTCTTCGCCCAGATAAACGCCAGATCCGCATCCGACAGCGACAGGTCATTGATCTTGGGATGGAGCATCAGCCCGATCTCCCTGTAGCACTCGCGCGTCTTACTGATATCTTCAGCCGTCGACGGAATAAAAGCCTCGACCGACATGAGCTCGCGTCTAAGCAAAGTCGCGAATTCGTCGTAGGAATCGAGCACGTACTTTAACACCTTATTCATGGCCGTAACATTAATGGGCTCATTGGTATCTCTTGCTACGTTACAGAACACGAGCATCGAGCTCTTGCGAAAGAATTCCCTTAGCACCTGCGACTGATAGAGCATTATGTCCGCCAGGGATTTACCATACAGGAGGTCGTTATATTCGCATGCCTTGGTAACCTCATCGAGTTCCAGGATCAGGTCTACATATTCTTTGGAAAGAGTACTCATACGGAACATAATCTGCACCTCCTCACCTGAGATACTTTAATTATATGCCGTAATTAGTAACCAATAATTTCAGGTTCTGTAAATAAGAGGTGAATAAACTATAGAAAAATTAACGCACGAAAGCCTTCCGTCACAATCTCGTACACAGAGCTAAAGAGATCTTGAGGAACGTCAATCTTCCAAAATAGCATCTAAAAGCGAGAGCTCATCTACCCACTTGGGGTCATACTTCGATTTCTTCATGCGGCAGCCGCACTTCGGGCAGGACTTGGAGATCTTCTTAGATTCAGCCCCGCACTCCGAGCACCTGTAGACATCAGCACGAAAGACATGCGCTTCCTCTATCCAGTATCCGGACTTGCCCATCACGAAAGCCCCTTCCTCTCCTTATAGTAATAAGCGCCATCCCTGAACTCCAGGTAATCTGTAGTAGTCATGTTGATAAGATCAACGGGCATGTTCTCGGGAGTAGACATATACCAGTAGTAGTGATCCCCGAGGATCAGATAATCGTTCTTGTGGCCGTAGAAATACCCCACGACCGAGTTCGCTCTCATGGTGGCAACGAATCTCTCGTATAGGAGCTTATCTTCCTCGACGAGCCATCTCTTTATGCAGTACTCGTGAGGAGCCGTCTTGGCATAAGTAGACGCGAACTTCCAGTAATGGCTTTCGGCATATTTCTTCGCTTCTTCCAATGTAAAAGGCACAGCAGCCTCTTCCCTTGATCTCTCCGCTTCGTAAGCCGCAAGCCTGGCCTCAGCCTCCTCACGGGTATCTGTGATCACAGGATCAAAGTTATCCGTAAAGAGATTATTCTCGCCACCGTCATCGTAAAGCGCGTATCGTACGACACCGTTCTCTTCGTAAGTTGAAACATATATCCTGCTCATAGTCGCACCTCCCCTCACCTTTATTATACGAATCAGAGGTGACATTAATGGGACTTTTCCGCGAATTCGGCAAGTTTTCAAGGCGAGATCTTCACCCCTTCAAAAGCCACGAGAAGCCCGCCGCCAGTCTTCGGCAAGGCTCCGTGAAGTGATTACCCTTATTCCACTCGAGAATGCCCCTAGAAGCCACGTGAGAATAGCAGGCGTTAATTGAGTCGCCCACGGTAGCCATAACGGGATTACGCGTACGACTCTCGCGGTCACCGAGACTTAAATAGACACGCGAAGCAAGAACGTCCGAAGAGCAAAAGTATTCGGCGAACCCCGGGTACCACACCGAAGGAGATACACCGGCCACGCCCGTAAATACGTGAGTCTGACACGACGCCCATAACGCAAACAAACCTGCCAGAGAATACCCGCCTAAGTAGTACCGCTTGGACGGATCTACAGGAAGCGCGGACAACAAAACCTCCAACGTCTCGAAAGCCAAACCCTCAAAAGCAGTCTTCCCGACATCAGCCGCCCAGGGCGAAAGACACGAGTTCCAATCCGGGACTACGAACACTAAGGCGCCAAAAGGAGCATCAGCCGAGATCAGAGATATCGTCTCCTCGAGCCTCTCCCTCTCATGCGCGCCCGCCATCCACACCAGGACGTCAGGAGCATTAAGATCACCGAACTCAAGTCTCTCGAGCATAAGATCAGACTCTCACAAAAACATTATTGCCGTTCTTATCGAGCGTGACCATAGTACCCGACATCCCCTCAAAGTATGTCTTATACTGCGAAGCCGTGATCTTGATCTCATAAGTATCGGATCCGACCTTTACTACGCATGAGCAGATCTTGATAAGGAAGAACGGATATATGTAACGTGTGTTTTGATTCTTGCTTATGAGCACGGCGTCCATCGCCCTGCAATTGCCCTTCTTTATCGCAAGGCATGTATCGATTAGACCTTTGTTTAAAAGGAATATCATGAACAGGTTAAAGAGCAGTAGGAAAAAGCTCAAGATAACCCTTATACCCGTGCCAAAATAGGCCAGAGGGAACGCAGCCAACATATTGGGGACGAACTGAAGCGCCAAGTAAAGCGTCGCGATCTTCCTGCCTTCAGAAGACTCATGCATATGAACAGGTATCTGAGCTGCCATGCATGCCATGAGGATCATCAGATAAGGCGCAATGACCACCTTGCCGTATATACTTTCCTCAAAGCCAGCGGCAGACCCGAGGAGCAGCCACAGACCGCCGATCAGGAATAATCCTGCACTTATCGAAAACAAAACTACATTCAAAAGATGCGCACGAAAGTAAGCCGTGGCCAGATCATCGGAACTCGCGGTACTGACCGTAGCACGCGAAGAGGCATCGGATACTACGGAAGCAGAAGGCGCACCGAAGAACTGCCCCTGAGGCATAGGCGCATCGTAACTTCGATCTTCAGTGGCCACAGAAGCCTCATCAGCTATAACTTCTCTTCTAGGAACAACCAGACCGGCGGATTTAGGATCCGTATCTGCTGTAAACCAATAAGGGCTCGCCAGAAGTCCCGTACCCTCATCTTCTACCATCGTGAACCAACCGGTTATTCCGACACCGGCCTTATCGTAAAAGCCCTTCTCTACCTCGACCGTTGCCGTAGCATCAGAAGTAGTAGATACGATCTCGATCACGAACTTATTCTTGACAAGGCTCTTATCCATCTTCCTGTTCATTATCCTTATGTGAGCTACGCGGATCCTGCCCTCTCTGCTCTTGAGCTGATACCTGCGGGATCTGATCATCGCACTAACGATCACAGGCACGAGAATAGGCGGCGTCAAAAGAAACAGCACCATACGAAGATCATCGGAAAGCTTACCGTCGATAAGAGCAGTTACTCCCCAAACAAATGCGATCACCATCATGACCGTAAGAAAGATACCTGCAAAGATTCCCTTCTTACTGTCCTCATCTACGATCTTAGAAAGCTTATCGCGTGTGCTCAGATCCACATTATCCCAGAAATCATCTCCATACGGAGAATAAAAAGTCGATTTATCGTTCATACATAACCCCTCTACTTAACACTTATTAAGTCAGATAAGTTTATACACTATAGAGGGGGATGTTACAACCTATCAACCCCTTCTTATTTCTCAGTAGCGATCTTAGCAGCTAAAGCAAAAGTATTAGCTATATCAGTTAACTTCGAGATACGGTCAAAGCATATCTCAACATCTGCTTCGCTACTTGATTCAAAAGGAAGTTCCATATTAAGCGGAGGTACATCAAAGCGTATTACTCCTGCTTTACCTGTTATCTCTGCTCTTACATCCTCATGGTCATGCTCTCTAAGCCACTCAACAACAAGACCTAATTCAGCCATCTTTTGGGCTGCCCCCGGAAATGTCAGATCTACTTTTCCTTCCTGGATCTTATGGTAGATATATGCTTCACCGAGCCTTGTACCATAATGAGCCCAATATCCGTTAGAGTCAGGCTTATTCCTCAGATCCAGATCCTTATAAAACGAATTCTTATATTCAATATACTTACGAAAGAACGCATTAGCCTTCTCATTAAGAGTTACATGCCGGGGACTCTTGCTTTTACATATAGCCTGATCGATTAATTGGTAGTACGCACTGTAAAGTAAAGAGTCATTTCCACTCAGATAATCTCGAATGCATTCATAAGACACCATATAGGGATACTTATTGGCGACCTTATCTTCGTCATAGTACTTCTGAGTGCATACGATAAAACTATAGAACACATCGTACTCACCTTTAGTTACTGCTTTCTTCCCCCTCTTGATATACCTTTCAGGCTGTTCCGGCATTGCTATTGCATCTATCTTATCTTCAATAAGCAACGCGATCTTTTTGTCAACTACAGACAACAGAACAACGATATCCGATTCACCCAACTTCGGATCGGTCTTAGACAGTTCAACACTTTCAACTTTTGCAGAAGGATCATCTATTCCAACCTTATCAAGGAACAGTTTCACAAATCCCTCATCTGACGAAAAGAGCTGCAGGAACATCAGATCCATATCGTGTTCAGAAACATTATTGTAGTTACAAATAACGTTATTCATTAGTTGCTACCTCAATTGCTATTAACCTTAGAAACAAGCTCATCCTGATAAGACATTAAACTCTCATAAAGATCATCCATGTAACCTCTGACAGTTTCCTTACTATCCTTATCCGTAAGCTTGATCCTATCAGTTGAGAACACCGTCCACTTCTGCCAAATCTTCTCTTTGTTCGAAGACGGGAATAAGCTCTCTATCTTGTCGCAAGTCATCCTTTGCTCAGGAGTCAATGCCACACCGCTAACAGTAAGCTTCATGTAGATACGGCTGTTCTGAAGATTTACTATCTCATAGAAATATTGATTTCTGGTTTTCCATCTGCTATCAGCATTTTCATTATCAGGAAGCAACTCAGACACCAAAGATGTCGTAAACCTTACATACTTCTTTCCGCACTTATTCAAAGCAAGAGTAAACTCACCATCAGATGCTTTTTCCTTCGCCCAATCAAGCATAACCTTGGACACATCGAATGTAACTCCTCTACCAAGATCCTCTCCACTTACATCTTCCTCATCAGGGAATACAACCAGAGAATCAACACCGCATGCATCCATCAGGATTTTAAGCATTTCCTGCTCATGTCGCTTATATGCAACTTTACGCCAATAGTAACTGGCACAAAGACCATCATTAGCTTCGGTCAATTCGCTCATCAGACGAAGCTTTATGCTTCCGTTAGCGATCATCTTTTGGAATGTACTCTTCTTAGCTTCAGGTGACATATTCGAGAACTTCGAATTGATATTACGCTGAATAATGCAGAGATTACCGAACTGATCAACACCATCCTTCCATGGCTCGAATGTTCCTTCAGACGGATGCTGCGGATACCAGTGCTCTACAGAATTCCTAAACTCAAATTCGAAGTCCGAATACTTTGAAGGCTCCCGCTTCCATAAAAGATAATCCAGATAGTTAAATACAATATTAGGGGCATTAACACCCATGCCAAACGCACCGTCGCCACACACGTCAAAGAAGTTCTCTTTGACTGCAGCTTGAGCGATCGACTCGGCATATTCATAAAGCAGAGCCATATCACCGTTCTTTGTTCGAATACAATCATCTTCCGACATCCATATCAGGAGCTTGGTGATCCAGTGCATTACTTTTGGGGAAGTATAAGACACACGAAGAGCTGACTGTATCATCACATTATGCTTGGCTCTCCACTCATTAGTAGTATCCCATTCACCTTTTCTCGTAAAAGGTGAATT
Protein-coding regions in this window:
- a CDS encoding ADP-ribosylglycohydrolase, producing the protein MYGAIIGDIVGSKFEFDRGSKTREFELFTSVDTFTDDTVMTCAVAEAIMDAGRNSSEGKMKAYIVDAMKCWGKRYPDAGYGGRFREWLRSSAPKPYGSYGNGSGMRVSSVGWFYESLDKTLEVARWSAEVTHNHPEGVKGAEAVAGAIYMARKGASFGEIKAFWESPRIGYDLSRTLDEIRPTYHHVESCQETMPEAFTCFLESSSNLLGEAGFERTIRNVAYIGGDVDTLGAIAGAVAEAYFGVPSDMAAKARTYLDSEIKDVVMRFYREIGISLAVEAS
- a CDS encoding PD-(D/E)XK nuclease superfamily protein; the encoded protein is MNNVICNYNNVSEHDMDLMFLQLFSSDEGFVKLFLDKVGIDDPSAKVESVELSKTDPKLGESDIVVLLSVVDKKIALLIEDKIDAIAMPEQPERYIKRGKKAVTKGEYDVFYSFIVCTQKYYDEDKVANKYPYMVSYECIRDYLSGNDSLLYSAYYQLIDQAICKSKSPRHVTLNEKANAFFRKYIEYKNSFYKDLDLRNKPDSNGYWAHYGTRLGEAYIYHKIQEGKVDLTFPGAAQKMAELGLVVEWLREHDHEDVRAEITGKAGVIRFDVPPLNMELPFESSSEADVEICFDRISKLTDIANTFALAAKIATEK